In a single window of the Xiphophorus couchianus chromosome 10, X_couchianus-1.0, whole genome shotgun sequence genome:
- the cdc42ep4b gene encoding cdc42 effector protein 4 — MPILKQSTGNSNQSKRRSRADLTVEMISAPLGDFRHTMHVGRGGDAFGDTSFLSSRSGEPPRESHTKEGSPGPKPGFLSRTFRSSKRSQSVNRVDKYENITTLPSAATSLPYLNAESSDIGNQLPKSVSSSPMKTLVENKPMNGGAAMATVDAELDERNFGELKDLPPSMPKGGGMKKAESVMSFHIDLGPSMLGDILSVMEKKNWEEDDLGFEEGKGSEEHASPSHIPHIDDDDAEDWAPSRPPRSNYQLQQKVTADPYDPEISESERNNHHTDSCSVSSSGSEKPQYNLHDGDTNSVKNSSPHRDDDFDFMDQEDDEIRV; from the coding sequence ATGCCTATTCTCAAGCAGTCAACGGGCAACTCCAACCAGTCGAAGAGGAGGTCAAGAGCTGACCTGACAGTTGAAATGATCAGCGCTCCTTTGGGGGACTTCCGTCACACCATGCACGTTGGACGAGGCGGGGACGCCTTTGGAGACACTTCATTTCTCAGCTCCCGATCAGGGGAACCTCCAAGGGAGTCCCACACAAAGGAGGGCTCACCAGGTCCCAAACCAGGGTTTCTGTCCCGCACATTCAGAAGCAGCAAGAGGTCCCAGTCTGTTAACAGAGTAGACAAGTATGAGAACATTACAACTCTGCCTTCTGCTGCCACATCTCTGCCTTACCTGAACGCTGAAAGTTCAGACATAGGCAACCAGCTGCCAAAAAGTGTCTCTTCCAGTCCTATGAAGACGCTGGTGGAAAATAAGCCGATGAACGGAGGGGCAGCTATGGCCACAGTGGACGCCGAGCTTGACGAACGGAACTTCGGTGAACTTAAAGACCTGCCTCCATCCATGCCAAAAGGAGGTGGGATGAAAAAAGCAGAATCCGTAATGTCCTTCCACATCGACTTGGGGCCTTCAATGCTCGGGGATATCCTCAGCGTGATGGAGAAGAAAAACTGGGAAGAGGACGACCTTGGCTTTGAGGAAGGCAAAGGTAGTGAGGAGCATGCATCACCATCCCACATTCCTCACATCGACGATGACGACGCAGAGGACTGGGCACCTTCAAGACCACCTCGTAGTAATTACCAGCTCCAGCAGAAGGTGACGGCGGATCCCTACGATCCGGAGATCAGCGAATCAGAAAGGAACAACCACCACACGGATAGCTGCTCTGTGTCCAGCTCTGGTTCTGAAAAACCTCAGTACAACCTCCATGATGGCGACACAAACAGTGTGAAGAACAGTTCGCCACACAGGGATGATGATTTCGACTTCATGGATCAGGAGGATGATGAGATTAGAGTCTAG